The genomic window TTTTGGCTCATTTAAAATAAAGGATTCTCCACTTGCGGCACAATTTACTTATCGCTATACTCCTCTACCGAAAGTTTGTAGGTGCGTGTTGTTGAATAGTGAGAAAGACAAGAAGGCATCGCTATTGCTTGTCGGTGTGGGCACTATGTTGACCTCAATAGTTGTGAGTGGATTTTTGTTGGGGTATGGCGTTGATTATTGGCTGGAAACCACACCCATGTTCATGTTACTATTCGGCGCGCTTGGCTTTGTTGGCGGCGGCC from Gammaproteobacteria bacterium includes these protein-coding regions:
- a CDS encoding AtpZ/AtpI family protein, coding for MNSEKDKKASLLLVGVGTMLTSIVVSGFLLGYGVDYWLETTPMFMLLFGALGFVGGGLKVYKLLSRL